One genomic window of Phalacrocorax aristotelis chromosome 21, bGulAri2.1, whole genome shotgun sequence includes the following:
- the IGFN1 gene encoding immunoglobulin-like and fibronectin type III domain-containing protein 1 isoform X5: protein MTSHNAVKSFKKSSVPGVVITQFVDDIPKGCSTPDFEQKPVSLTLQEGKNAIFRAVVKGVPMPDVKWTRMQGGMDDPDKYETFFDDVTNEFILQINNLTTADSDLYRCFAVNEYGEAACSAGLMIIQVRFKKRAKYVPVHPSDELKQKLQDFRKMLRKRAPAPKPKPINKEAVWQLLLHADRRDYEKICMKYGIADFRGMLRKLQEIRKDTEIEQGELINSVKNFEHIKVNKEGKATFSLEIDLKNSNSKVFLLKDGQKLRYGTGDEYRKHCLRQIGKRYNFIVNDVQPEDAGLYQVRVENVPVFSTELDAESIPVRFRQQLSDVRCPEEEDAVFECTLHTPCYDAVWLHKTHLLKPSEKHQTSVTPDGLTHQLIIKNVVPSDSGMYTLDTGLCTSNAWLIVEHGKGKRRQDERGVREKSEWLKEALLDTDRARKLRRKESGGEEDHLMDTGVEKDGWYRKDQGGSQGHSTDVDGSHRFLGKDGLRKAHGNGRMGFGQFSGADLDGDSTTNDGSSIGLKGLGGKSGLRPFHGKDSMTGRADTGDELGGTGEWYSVDGRADGMLDAVNIDMDDGEGVGSQHDKDGELGDTSYRAGFGGVGRLGATDRSSVLDGLNPDSTRVGDGKSSLLSRTSPGTGAGKDATGTEIAGGLRSPYGKDGQLAAVDMNGASINREGQTGTPYGKDGQTHNASGHLGQAGRHGLLYGPDGLPAGDGAVSHAGGSSIGEMEALYGPDGRPVKAGVGDAGVAGAGGIGSPYGKDGLPTGAGVAGARAGGIGSPYGKDGLPVGAGLGGAGITGAGGVGSPYGKDGLPVGVSLGGASIAGAGGVGSPYGKDGLRVGAGLGGAGVAGAGGVGSPYGKDGLPVGAGLGGAGVAGAGGYGSPYGKESLQAGADVAGAHAGGVGSPYGKDGLPVGAGLGGASIAGAGGVRSPYGKDGFPVGAGIVGAGVAGAVGVGSPYGKDGLPAKASVGGAGVAGAGGVGSPYGKDGLPVGAGIGGAGVAGAGGAGSPYGKDGFPVGAGISGGVAGAGGAGSPYGKDGLPDGASVGGAAVGGFGSVGSPYGKDGLPVGAGIGGAGVAGAGGAGSPYGKDSVPGGAGIAGAAGGGFGGVGSPYGKDGLPAGVGISGAGVAGAGGVGYPYGKDGLPAGAGVAGAGGVGSPYGKDGLPAGAGIAGAGGAGSPYGKDSVPGGAGVAGAAGGGFGGVGSPYGKDGLPAGVGISGAGVAGAGGVGYPYGKDGLPAGAGVAGAGVVGSPYGKDGLPAGAGIGGAGIAGAGGVGSPYGKAGVPAGASVGGAGVAGAVGVGSPYGKDSVPVGASVGGAGVAGAGGAGSPYGKDGLPVGAGISGAGVTGAGRVGYPYGKDGLPAEAGVAGAGGVGSPYGKDGLPAGAGIAGAGVDGVSGVGFPYGKDGLPAEAGVAGGGGVGSPYGKEGLPVGAGMGGAGVTGAGGVGYPYGKDGLPAEAGASGTGVASFGGVRSLYGKDGVPAGAGIGVAGAGVGVVGSPFGKDGLPAGAGIGSAGAGGVGSPYGKDGHPAGADVAGAGGVGSPYGKDGLPAGVGVDGGGVSGAGGVVTLYGKDGLLSGAGARAACAGGVGSPYGRDGLPVGMGTGASTGVTDFAGFGSPYGKDGLPAGAGAGVGGARGSFYGKDGIPAGAMSGAAHFPFGSDEVKGSPHGRDAMLLRAQGYRDGTGGDGFSSEGAGVSRFASAGSPYGKDSGTGGGRAGVAGGGRLGSDERELPSVRGKEGMVGAVGRGGEYGLDSRPGKSTGGETGKGTARDFRASGNKGSSHDRDSLSGQGDARGEGRDLGQLGSLYGKKSAFGESGSKSHNRSVDGRNSGGFGQGSLDYGQMSDLYGGLPSINQRKEEPGLDIKANDFLKNTESMGKRRCYSLDDLKVPRCHLNKQLLDVRVLKGEPAELSCTVSKVDVTGTWFKDGLKLKSMDGVCFEKDGLVHKLIINKVEDIHAGKYRFEGGDIKTEASLFVEDPPQVDKVLLKNLTSVPTVAKAGQQVKIKIPFEGRLPVRATWLKDRMELVDDTRIRVDKTETFTMLSISNSERKDCGDYKVRLKNDSGALDINLKLVVIDKPQPPAGPIKIVGSSANDITIQWKPPKDDGGKPLQSYIVERQQVGKNDWVTLGETPRSCTTFTTNKVEQDMSYYFRVRAVNAEGTSDALESEEVKAVSKDSPGAPDPPEIVSASRDTITISWKAPRKTGSSRIVGYFVQKRKKGTMTWLPVNNVPIADKKLKMTNLKKGLQYEFRVAAVNAAGTGDASEPSQPVFARDSMKPPGQVQDLKVSSSDSTSVTLTWRRPEAKDGGDVKGYEVEMRSSDKLNWTKCNTLPIEVTTYTVRGLQAKEMYFLRVRAINDSGPGEATEIEACMEAARPVVFPRLLIDDTVKSFLVIRAGNTIRVNIPFEASPDPVVTWLKDGLPLPNRATVNTKDGTIQLLIGAAEFTDSGIYTVELQNGLGKRETFSFQVQVTDIPQSPGPVQLEENVPNTVTVTWEPSASEKWENNLYYTVLKRESQKGLWHMVGDLIYTNKFTYTKLIPGRDYYFRVVAKNSLGASGPSDTLKPWRIRKQKAESQVKPQKYKGVNQNQPPRFLVALKPHVVTTGSECRMSCAVGGHPAPKITWYKDSRDLSNDPNYFCTNNFGVCSLVVLGVTKQDEGEYMVEATNELGRAFSKAFLTIKDSTL, encoded by the exons ATGACAAGCCATAATGCAG TAAAATCCTTCAAGAAATCTTCTGTCCCGGGAGTTGTTATCACCCAGTTTGTGGATGATATTCCAAAAGGATGCAGTACACCTGACTTTGAGCAGAAACCTGTCAGTCTGACATTGCAGGAAG gtaaaaatgccattttcagaGCTGTGGTCAAAGGTGTCCCGATGCCTGATGTGAAATGGACGCGTATGCAAGGAGGAATGGATGATCCTGACAAATACGAAACATTCTTTGATGACGTTACGAATGAATTCATTCTGCAG ATAAACAATCTCACAACAGCTGACAGTGATTTATATCGTTGCTTTGCTGTGAATGAGTATGGGGAAGCTGCATGCTCTGCTGGCCTCATGATCATACAAG TTCGCTTTAAAAAGAGAGCGAAATATGTTCCTGTTCATCCTTCTGACG AGCTAAAGCAGAAGCTTCAGGACTTCAGGAAGATGCTGAGGAAGCG GGCCCCagcaccaaaaccaaaacccatcAACAAAGAAGCAGTCTGGCAACTGTTGCTGCATGCAGATAGGAGAGATTATGAGAAAATCTGTATGAAATATGGAATTGCTGACTTCCGTGGGATGCTGAGAAAGCTGCAAGAGATAAGGAAGGACACAGAGATTGAACAAGGGGAG TTAATAAACAGTGTCAAAAACTTTGAACACATCAAAGTCAACAAGGAGGGAAAAGCTACTTTCAGTCTGGAGATTGACCTGAAAAACAGTAACAGCAAAGTTTTTCTGCTTAAG GATGGTCAGAAGCTCAGATATGGAACGGGGGATGAGTACAGAAAGCACTGCCTGAGGCAAATTGGAAAAAGGTATAATTTCATTGTCAACGATGTGCAGCCAGAAGATGCGGGCTTGTACCAAGTCAGAGTGGAGAACGTGCCTGTTTTCTCAACTGAACTGGATGCTGAAT CCATCCCTGTGAGATTTAGGCAGCAGCTCAGTGATGTGCGTTGTCCCGAGGAAGAAGATGCTGTCTTTGAGTGTACCCTACACACGCCCTGCTACGACGCTGTGTGGCTACACAAAACCCACCTCCTCAAGCCCAGTGAGAAGCACCAGACCTCCGTAACACCTGATGGTCTGACCCACCAGCTGATTATCAAAAACGTTGTGCCCTCTGACAGCGGCATGTACACACTCGACACCGGACTCTGCACCTCAAATGCCTGGCTTATTGTAGAGC ATggcaaaggaaagaggagacagGATGAGAGAGGTGTAAGAGAGAAATCTGAGTGGCTGAAAGAAGCATTGCTAGATACAGACAGGGCTAGGAAACTTCGACGCAAAGAATCTGGTGGTGAAGAAGATCATCTTATGGACACTGGTGTGGAAAAAGATGGCTGGTACAGAAAAGATCAAGGTGGCAGTCAAGGCCACTCCACTGATGTTGATGGAAGCCATAGATTTTTGGGAAAAGATGGGCTACGCAAAGCCCACGGAAATGGAAGGATGGGGTTTGGGCAGTTTTCTGGAGCAGACCTAGATGGAGACTCAACGACAAATGATGGTAGTAGCATTGGATTAAAAGGCTTAGGAGGCAAAAGTGGATTAAGGCCTTTCCATGGCAAGGATTCTATGACAGGCAGAGCAGATACTGGTGATGAATTAGGAGGAACAGGTGAATGGTATTCTGTGGATGGCAGAGCTGATGGTATGCTGGATGCTGTTAACATTGACATGGATGATGGAGAAGGCGTGGGCTCTCAGCATGACAAGGATGGTGAATTAGGTGATACTAGTTACAGAGCTGGCTTTGGGGGTGTTGGGAGATTAGGTGCTACTGATAGAAGTTCTGTGTTAGACGGACTCAATCCTGATTCAACCAGAGTGGGAGATGGTAAGAGTAGTCTCCTCAGTAGGACTAGTCCAGGGACTGGAGCTGGAAAGGATGCTACAGGTACAGAGATTGCAGGAGGACTGAGGTCCCCCTATGGCAAGGATGGTCAGCTGGCTGCAGTTGATATGAATGGTGCGAGTATAAACAGAGAGGGACAAACGGGGACTCCCTATGGCAAGGATGGCCAGACACATAATGCTAGTGGTCATTTAGGTCAGGCAGGAAGGCATGGCTTGCTGTATGGCCCAGATGGTCTTCCAGCTGGAGATGGGGCTGTATCTCATGCAGGTGGCAGTTCTATAGGGGAAATGGAGGCTTTGTATGGTCCAGATGGTCGACCAGTTAAAGCAGGTGTTGGTGATGCTGGAGTAGCTGGTGCAGGGGGAATTGGGTCTCCTTATGGAAAAGATGGTCTCCCAACTGGAGCAGGTGTTGCTGGTGCTCGTGCAGGGGGAATTGGGTCTCCATATGGAAAGGATGGTCTTCCAGTTGGGGCTGGTCTTGGTGGTGCCGGTATAACTGGTGCAGGGGGAGTGGGATCTCCATATGGAAAGGATGGTCTTCCAGTTGGGGTTAGTCTTGGTGGTGCCAGTATAGCTGGTGCAGGGGGAGTTGGGTCTCCATATGGAAAGGATGGTCTCCGAGTTGGGGCTGGTCTTGGTGGTGCTGGTGTAGCTGGTGCAGGGGGAGTTGGGTCTCCATATGGAAAGGATGGTCTCCCAGTTGGGGCTGGTCTTGGTGGTGCTGGTGTAGCTGGTGCAGGGGGATATGGGTCTCCTTATGGAAAGGAAAGTCTCCAAGCTGGAGCAGATGTTGCTGGTGCTCATGCAGGGGGAGTTGGGTCTCCATACGGAAAGGATGGTCTTCCAGTTGGGGCTGGTCTTGGTGGTGCCAGTATAGCTGGTGCAGGGGGAGTTCGGTCTCCATATGGAAAGGATGGTTTCCCAGTTGGAGCTGGCATTGTTGGTGCCGGTGTAGCTGGTGCAGTCGGAGTTGGATCTCCCTATGGAAAGGATGGCCTTCCAGCTAAAGCAAGTGTTGGTGGTGCTGGTGTAGCTGGTGCAGGGGGAGTTGGATCTCCCTATGGAAAGGATGGTCTCCCAGTTGGAGCTGGCATTGGTGGTGCTGGTGTAGCTGGTGCAGGGGGAGCTGGGTCTCCATATGGAAAGGATGGTTTCCCAGTTGGCGCTGGCATTAGTGGTGGTGTAGCTGGTGCAGGTGGAGCTGGGTCTCCATATGGAAAGGATGGCCTTCCAGATGGAGCAAGCGTTGGTGGGGCTGCAGTTGGTGGGTTTGGAAGTGTTGGATCTCCCTATGGAAAGGATGGTCTCCCAGTTGGAGCTGGCATTGGTGGTGCTGGTGTAGCTGGTGCAGGGGGAGCTGGGTCTCCTTATGGAAAGGACAGTGTTCCAGGAGGAGCAGGCAttgctggggctgcaggtggtGGCTTTGGAGGTGTTGGATCTCCCTACGGAAAGGATGGTCTCCCAGCTGGGGTTGGGATCAGTGGTGCTGGCGTAGCTGGTGCAGGGGGAGTGGGATATCCATATGGAAAGGATGGTCTCCCAGCTGGTGCAGGTGTAGCTGGTGCAGGGGGAGTGGGATCTCCATATGGAAAGGATGGTCTTCCAGCTGGGGCTGGCATTG CTGGTGCAGGGGGAGCTGGGTCTCCTTATGGAAAGGACAGTGTTCCAGGAGGAGCAGGCGttgctggggctgcaggtggtGGCTTTGGAGGTGTTGGATCTCCCTACGGAAAGGATGGTCTCCCAGCTGGGGTTGGGATCAGTGGTGCTGGCGTAGCTGGTGCAGGGGGAGTGGGATATCCATACGGAAAGGATGGTCTCCCAGCTGGTGCAGGTGTAGCTGGTGCAGGGGTAGTGGGATCTCCATATGGAAAGGATGGTCTTCCAGCTGGGGCTGGCATTGGTGGTGCTGGTATAGCTGGTGCAGGTGGAGTTGGGTCTCCATATGGTAAGGCTGGTGTTCCAGCTGGAGCAAGTGTTGGTGGTGCTGGTGTAGCTGGTGCAGTTGGAGTTGGGTCTCCCTATGGAAAGGATAGTGTTCCAGTTGGAGCAAGTGTTGGTGGTGCTGGTGTAGCTGGTGCAGGGGGAGCTGGGTCTCCATATGGAAAGGATGGTCTCCCAGTTGGAGCTGGCATCAGTGGTGCTGGCGTAACGGGTGCAGGAAGAGTGGGATATCCATATGGAAAAGATGGTCTCCCAGCTGAAGCAGGTGTAGCTGGTGCAGGGGGAGTTGGATCTCCATATGGAAAGGATGGTCTTCCAGCTGGGGCTGGCATTGCTGGGGCTGGTGTAGATGGTGTAAGCGGAGTGGGATTTCCCTATGGAAAGGATGGTCTCCCAGCTGAAGCAGGTGTAGCTGGTGGAGGTGGAGTTGGGTCTCCCTATGGAAAGGAAGGTCTCCCAGTTGGAGCTGGCATGGGTGGTGCTGGCGTAACGGGTGCAGGGGGAGTGGGATATCCATATGGAAAAGATGGTCTCCCAGCTGAAGCAGGAGCTAGTGGTACTGGTGTAGCTAGTTTTGGAGGTGTTAGATCTTTGTATGGAAAGGATGGTGTtccagctggagcaggtattggtgttgctggtgctggtgTAGGGGTAGTTGGATCTCCATTTGGAAAGGATGGCCTTCCAGCTGGAGCTGGCATTGGTAGTGCTGGTGCAGGTGGTGTTGGATCTCCCTATGGAAAGGATGGTCACCCAGCTGGAGCAGATGTTGCTGGTGCAGGTGGAGTTGGATCTCCATATGGTAAGGATGGTCTCCCAGCTGGAGTAGGTGttgatggtggtggtgtttcTGGTGCAGGGGGAGTTGTGACTCTCTACGGAAAGGACGGTCTTCTATCTGGGGCTGGTGCTCGTGCTGCTTGTGCAGGGGGAGTTGGGTCTCCTTATGGAAGAGATGGTCTTCCAGTGGGAATGGGAACTGGGGCTAGTACTGGTGTAACtgattttgctggttttgggtCTCCGTATGGAAAAGATGGTctcccagctggggctggggctggtgtAGGTGGTGCGAGGGGTTCTTTCTATGGAAAGGATGGTATCCCAGCTGGGGCTATGTCAGGAGCGGctcattttccttttggcaGTGACGAAGTAAAGGGATCTCCCCATGGCAGGGATGCTATGCTGCTCAGAGCTCAGGGATATAGAGATGGGACAGGAGGAGATGGCTTTTCCTCAGAAGGTGCTGGTGTTAGTCGCTTTGCAAGTGCTGGGTCTCCCTATGGCAAAGACAGTGGGACAGGTGGGGGCAGGGCTGGTGTGGCTGGTGGTGGCAGGTTGGGAAGTGATGAAAGGGAGTTACCTTCAGTCCGTGGTAAAGAAGGTATGGTAGGCGCTGTTGGACGAGGTGGTGAATATGGGCTGGATTCACGTCCTGGGAAATCTACAGGAGGTGAAACTGGAAAGGGCACTGCCAGAGACTTTAGAGCATCAGGGAACAAAGGCTCATCTCATGACAGAGATTCACTTTCAGGTCAAGGAGATGCCAGGGGTGAGGGCAGAGATTTAGGACAGTTAGGCTCCCTTTATGGCAAAAAATCTGCCTTTGGAGAGTCAGGGAGTAAATCCCATAACAGGTCTGTTGATGGGAGGAATTCAGGTGGTTTTGGTCAAGGGTCATTGGATTATGGTCAGATGTCAGATCTTTATGGTGGACTTCCTTCAATAAACCAGAGAAAAGAGGAACCTGGCCTTGATATTAAAGCAAATGATTTCTTGAAGAATACGGAAAGTATGGGAAAAAGAAGATGTTATTCCCTAGATGATCTGAAAG TGCCACGCTGTCATCTCAACAAACAGTTACTTGATGTCAGAGTCCTGAAAGGAGAACCAGCTGAGCTGTCTTGCACTGTCAGTAAAGTTGATGTAACAGGAACCTGGTTTAAAGATGGATTAAAG TTAAAAAGCATGGATGGAGTCTGTTTTGAAAAGGACGGTCTAGTACATAAACTAATTATTAACAAAGTGGAAGATATTCATGCTGGGAAATACAGGTTTGAAGGTGGAGATATAAAAACTGAAGCTTCACTTTTTGTTGAAG ATCCTCCACAGGTTGACAAAGTTCTCCTCAAAAACTTAACAAGTGTTCCTACTGTGGCCAAGGCAGGGCAGCAAGTAAAGATCAAGATCCCTTTCGAGGGCCGTCTGCCAGTCAGAGCAACATGGCTGAAGGACAGAATGGAGCTGGTAGATGACACAAGGATTCGTGTTGATAAAACAGAGACCTTTACCATGCTGTCCATCTCCAACAGTGAGAGAAAGGACTGTGGGGATTACAAAGTCAGGCTGAAGAATGACAGTGGGGCCCTGGACATCAACTTAAAGCTTGTGGTAATAG ACAAGCCACAGCCACCTGCAGGACCCATCAAAATTGTAGGAAGCTCTGCAAATGACATCACCATTCAGTGGAAGCCCCCAAAGGATGATGGGGGCAAACCACTGCAAAGCTACATTGTTGAGAGACAGCAGGTAGGCAAGAACGACTGGGTGACTTTGGGAGAAACCCCCAGGAGCTGTACTACCTTCACTACTAACAAAGTGGAACAAGACATGAGCTACTACTTCAGGGTGAGAGCTGTGAATGCCGAGGGAACTAGTGACGCGCTGGAATCAGAGGAAGTGAAGGCTGTCAGTAAAG ATTCACCTGGTGCCCCAGATCCCCCTGAGATTGTCAGTGCCAGCAGAGACACCATCACAATATCCTGGAAAGCACCTCGTAAAACTGGCAGTTCCCGAATTGTGGGATACTTTGTTCAAAAACGCAAGAAGGGTACCATGACCTGGCTGCCAGTCAACAATGTGCCTATAGCAG acaAGAAGCTGAAAATGACCAATCTCAAGAAAGGTCTGCAGTATGAATTTCGTGTGGCAGCTGTCAATGCTGCTGGCACAGGAGATGCCAGTGAACCGTCACAGCCTGTCTTTGCACGGGATTCCATGA aacCTCCAGGTCAAGTGCAGGACCTTAAAGtgagcagcagtgacagcactAGTGTCACCTTGACATGGAGGAGACCTGAAGCAAAAGATGGGGGTGATGTGAAAGGCTATGAGGTAGAGATGCGGTCTTCTGACAAACTCAACTGGACCAAATGCAATACTCTTCCCATAGAGGTGACCACTTACACAGTTAGAGGCCTCCAAGCCAAGGAGATGTACTTCCTACGCGTCAGAGCCATCAATGACAGTGGCCCTGGGGAAGCCACAGAGATTGAAGCTTGCATGGAAGCTGCTCGCCCTGTAG TTTTTCCCAGGTTACTAATAGATGACACGGTGAAAAGTTTCCTGGTTATAAGAGCAGGAAATACCATCCGAGTGAATATTCCCTTTGAA GCGTCTCCAGATCCAGTGGTGACTTGGTTAAAGGATGGGCTTCCTCTTCCAAACCGGGCTACAGTAAACACCAAAGATGGTACCATCCAGCTGCTGATTGGAGCAGCTGAGTTCACTGACAGCGGCATCTACACTGTTGAGCTCCAGAACGGGTtagggaaaagagaaacattCAGCTTCCAAGTTCAAGTTACAG ATATCCCACAGTCGCCGGGACCTGTTCAGTTGGAAGAGAATGTGCCAAATACAGTGACGGTAACCTGGGAGCCATCAGCATCtgagaaatgggaaaataatcTCTACTACACAGTCCTGAAGCGTGAATCACAGAAGGGCTTGTGGCACATGGTGGGTGACCTGATCTACACCAACAAGTTCACGTACACCAAACTGATCCCAGGCCGGGATTACTACTTTAGGGTTGTGGCAAAAAATAGCTTGGGAGCCAGTGGTCCATCTGATACCTTGAAGCCTTGGAGAATTCGAAAACAAAAGG ctgaATCTCAAGTCAAACCACAGAAATACAAGGGAGTTAATCAAAACCAGCCCCCAAGATTCCTCGTCGCGTTGAAGCCTCATGTGGTGACTACTGGGAGTGAGTGCCGTATGAGCTGCGCGGTCGGAGGCCATCCAGCTCCAAAGATCACGTGGTACAAGGACAGTAGAGACCTCTCCAATGATCCGAACTATTTTTGTACAAACAACTTTGGGGTCTGCTCCCTGGTTGTCCTAGGTGTCACAAAACAGGATGAAGGAGAATATATGGTAGAAGCCACCAATGAATTGGGCCGTGCGTTCAGCAAAGCCTTCCTCACTATTAAAG ACTCCACCTTGTAG